The following are encoded in a window of Leptodactylus fuscus isolate aLepFus1 chromosome 9, aLepFus1.hap2, whole genome shotgun sequence genomic DNA:
- the DNASE2B gene encoding deoxyribonuclease-2-beta: MSGLRVLSALCMFGVALVTCEISCRNEDGDPVDWFVVYKLPMRLINETYGPGLDYLYLDSKSKGWQVSKFLINMTQGATAHVLQQLYQSHNRNDTAYMLYNDSPPGINSTFTKKGHSKGALFFDKYQGFWLVHSVPHFPPFPEDGFGYPKTGRKYGQVVLCVTYKYNQFKQIATQLLYYNPNVYNCSIPDTYQKDLWGLHRICRGLQFPWIDTTRLAVLQSAQGESFLNFAKSRFFHDDILTAWIAQKLQTHLLTETWRPTGIEVLSNCSLPWHVYTIKRIKLLNHSFYSRNDHSKWCVSGWSKDVWTCIGDLNRYPEQIWRSGGFICTQNKLIYTAFRDMVAYYSDCGKDGLR, encoded by the exons ATGTCTGGGCTGCGGGTGTTGTCGGCGCTCTGTATGTTTGGTGTTGCTCTTGTTACATGTGAAATCTCCTGCCGCAATGAAGATGGAGATCCCGTAGACTG GTTTGTGGTTTATAAATTACCGATGCGTTTGATCAATGAGACGTATGGACCAGGGCTGGATTATTTGTATCTTGACTCAAAGTCAAAGGGATGGCAAGTGAGCAAATTCCTCATCAACATGACCCAGGGTGCAACAGCGCATGTCCTGCAGCAGCTCTATCAGTCACATAAC AGAAACGACACGGCGTACATGTTATATAATGATTCTCCCCCGGGCATTAATAGCACGTTTACTAAAAAAGGCCATTCCAAGG GAGCTCTGTTTTTTGACAAATATCAGGGATTCTGGCTTGTTCACTCCGTACCACATTTCCCCCCATTTCCTGAAGACGGTTTTGGGTATCCTAAAACAGGTAGAAAATATGGCCAGGTGGTCTTGTGCGTGACTTACAAATATAACCAGTTTAAACAGATTG CCACCCAGTTGTTGTATTACAATCCAAATGTCTATAACTGTTCCATTCCTGACACCTATCAAAAAGATTTATGGGGTCTGCATAGAATTTGTCGTGGTTTGCAGTTCCCTTGGATAGATACTACAAGACTGGCTGTTCTGCAATCGGCCCAAGGAGAATCCTTTCTGAACTTTGCAAAATCCAGATTCTTTCATGATG ACATCTTAACAGCCTGGATTGCTCAGAAACTGCAGACGCATTTATTAACGGAAACATGGCGACCAACAGGCATAGAGGTTCTATCAAACTGTAGTCTACCCTGGCACGTATATACCATCAAAAGAATCAAACTCCTGAACCACTCCTTCTATTCTCGCAATGATCACTCGAAATGGTGTGTCTCTGGATGGAGTAAAGATGTGTGGACGTGCATCGGAGACTTGAATCGATATCCTGAGCAGATATGGAGAAGTGGAGGATTCATCTGCACTCAGAATAAGCTCATTTACACCGCATTTAGGGATATGGTGGCGTATTATAGTGACTGCGGAAAAGACGGTCTCCGTTGA
- the PPIL1 gene encoding peptidyl-prolyl cis-trans isomerase-like 1, which produces MAGIPPDNWRPATICLDTSMGAITVELYWDHAPRTCKNFAELARRGYYNGTKFHRIIKDFMVQGGDPTGTGRGGGSIYDGKHFADELHPELKFTGAGILAMANAGPDTNGSQFFLTLGPSQWLDSKHTIFGRVCQGIGTLNRLGMVETDSQDRPLDEVKILRAYPQG; this is translated from the coding sequence ATGGCGGGGATCCCACCGGACAATTGGCGGCCCGCCACCATCTGCCTGGACACCAGCATGGGCGCTATCACGGTGGAGCTGTACTGGGACCATGCCCCCCGGACGTGTAAGAACTTCGCGGAGCTCGCCCGGCGCGGCTACTACAACGGCACCAAGTTCCACCGCATCATCAAGGACTTTATGGTCCAGGGCGGGGATCCTACAGGCACCGGGCGCGGGGGAGGCTCCATATATGACGGGAAGCATTTTGCTGATGAGCTGCACCCGGAGCTGAAGTTCACCGGGGCCGGTATCCTCGCCATGGCCAATGCGGGGCCGGACACCAATGGCAGCCAGTTCTTCCTCACCCTGGGCCCCTCCCAGTGGCTGGACAGCAAGCACACCATATTCGGGCGAGTGTGCCAGGGCATTGGGACCCTGAACAGGCTGGGCATGGTGGAGACCGACAGCCAAGACCGGCCGCTGGATGAGGTGAAGATCCTCCGGGCTTATCCGCAGGGCTGA